A portion of the Stigmatella aurantiaca DW4/3-1 genome contains these proteins:
- a CDS encoding HEAT repeat domain-containing protein, with protein sequence MDEAWEDARRHARPDQLASLRRLEQALVRTGWRQRGKTPREWLSELVLLPKYHPDTPYPADMLAEAGLCAVPALVDALRTKQLDPRSKRDTLIRAQCVEVLASIEPPPTCAIPALLHTLPLHSAHLRRLTLWVLGELQPRASPLAVREILACLGRKQSADVRCQAARTLSKLEGDLPAEVRLAALQSLTDPLPQVRHGFIQILGRLPGPDAQVRTALEEQVILVEAAIDSILRARLTPQASSALPPSVRDERALRLLQAAPLVSPQESPNHALASWVAGFQRWGQELCVRIALAAARRVVELWDNAYPLQGMTREALFAIEAWLFEPSEETARRAVTASALFPSQFSEADAFSAAWATTYASLCIPTAEQRTEWKTLSLPLNVEGEFLGSAVHSACRALQGQPVGVMTFGLGGSGEPSRLSKTQAAGEIRRAIVEEVLPWILGTWDPVLDVYRARRTVLP encoded by the coding sequence GTGGATGAGGCATGGGAAGATGCGAGACGCCATGCGCGTCCGGACCAGCTCGCCTCGCTGCGACGCCTGGAACAGGCGCTCGTGCGCACGGGATGGCGCCAGAGGGGAAAAACGCCTCGGGAGTGGCTCTCGGAGCTGGTCCTCCTTCCGAAATACCACCCCGACACCCCTTATCCCGCGGACATGCTGGCCGAGGCGGGGCTGTGTGCCGTTCCCGCGCTCGTGGACGCGTTGCGCACGAAGCAATTGGATCCCCGAAGCAAGCGCGACACACTCATCCGCGCTCAGTGCGTGGAAGTGCTGGCATCCATCGAGCCGCCTCCCACGTGCGCCATCCCTGCCCTGCTGCACACCCTTCCTCTTCACAGCGCCCACCTGCGGCGCCTCACCCTCTGGGTGCTCGGGGAACTTCAGCCTCGCGCCAGCCCCCTCGCCGTGCGGGAGATCCTCGCGTGTCTGGGCCGCAAGCAGAGCGCGGACGTCCGGTGTCAGGCCGCGCGGACCTTGTCAAAACTCGAGGGAGACTTGCCCGCCGAGGTCCGCCTCGCCGCGCTCCAGTCTCTGACGGATCCCCTCCCCCAAGTGCGGCACGGGTTCATCCAGATTCTCGGGCGGCTGCCGGGTCCAGACGCACAGGTCCGCACCGCCCTGGAGGAGCAGGTCATCCTGGTGGAGGCCGCCATCGATAGCATCCTCCGGGCACGGCTCACCCCACAGGCCTCCTCCGCGCTGCCACCGTCTGTTCGCGATGAGCGCGCCCTGCGTCTCTTGCAGGCCGCACCGCTCGTGTCACCCCAGGAGTCCCCGAACCATGCCCTCGCGAGCTGGGTCGCGGGCTTCCAGCGTTGGGGCCAGGAACTCTGCGTGCGCATCGCGCTGGCCGCCGCCCGCAGGGTGGTGGAGCTCTGGGACAACGCCTATCCGCTCCAGGGCATGACCCGGGAGGCACTCTTCGCCATCGAGGCGTGGCTGTTCGAGCCGAGCGAGGAGACCGCGCGCAGAGCTGTCACTGCGAGCGCTCTTTTTCCCAGTCAGTTCAGCGAGGCAGATGCCTTTTCAGCGGCGTGGGCCACCACCTATGCCTCCCTCTGCATTCCCACCGCTGAGCAGCGGACAGAGTGGAAGACCCTTTCCCTGCCTCTGAACGTGGAGGGGGAATTCCTAGGGTCCGCGGTCCATTCCGCTTGCCGCGCCCTGCAGGGGCAGCCCGTGGGCGTCATGACCTTTGGCCTGGGGGGCAGCGGAGAACCTTCACGGCTCTCGAAGACTCAAGCCGCAGGGGAGATTCGCCGGGCCATCGTGGAGGAAGTGCTCCCTTGGATCCTGGGCACGTGGGATCCCGTCCTCGACGTGTACCGGGCCAGGAGAACGGTTCTGCCCTGA
- a CDS encoding addiction module protein: MATKEDLLSDVLRLPPEERAEVAHKLLLSLEAETEDPEAQAEWSAELERRAREVLDGSVQTVLLEQVEERIRARLDQRR; this comes from the coding sequence ATGGCGACCAAGGAAGACCTCCTCTCGGATGTGCTGAGGCTCCCTCCCGAGGAGCGCGCCGAGGTTGCCCACAAACTCCTGCTCAGCTTGGAAGCAGAGACCGAGGACCCAGAAGCTCAGGCCGAGTGGTCCGCGGAACTGGAGCGCCGGGCTCGTGAAGTGCTTGACGGGAGCGTGCAGACGGTTCTCTTGGAACAGGTCGAGGAGCGCATCAGAGCCCGGCTCGATCAGCGGCGGTGA
- a CDS encoding response regulator produces MRLALVHGVPYCLTLTMPSPIILISDDEPLLISALAREGRRAGLTCIGDSSAENVLSLARLHRPAVIILDIHQRLDGRDLLARLKQDPDTRHCKVIILSGIEDQHMRHQCFKLGADAYEVKPFNATFMPRVARMAAACIEALAIPA; encoded by the coding sequence ATGCGGCTTGCTCTGGTTCATGGGGTCCCCTACTGCCTGACCCTGACCATGCCCTCGCCCATCATCCTCATCTCCGACGATGAACCCCTTCTCATCTCCGCGCTCGCTCGCGAGGGGCGCCGCGCGGGGCTCACCTGCATCGGGGACAGCAGCGCGGAGAACGTCCTTTCCCTCGCCCGCCTGCACCGCCCCGCCGTCATCATCCTCGACATTCACCAGCGCCTGGATGGACGGGATCTGCTCGCCCGGCTCAAGCAGGATCCAGACACCCGTCACTGCAAGGTCATCATCCTCAGCGGCATCGAGGATCAGCACATGCGCCATCAGTGCTTCAAGCTCGGCGCCGACGCCTACGAGGTGAAGCCTTTCAACGCCACCTTCATGCCTCGCGTCGCCCGCATGGCCGCCGCCTGCATCGAGGCACTCGCCATCCCCGCCTGA
- a CDS encoding sigma-70 family RNA polymerase sigma factor, whose translation MSPPSPLPGLEALAVRAQEALSGIQADREAFLRFLAARPEGHGQAVDLYLAFACAQADPWALGELERRLESVVGAAITHLRPDRVFVEEVHQRLRQKLLLSREGRPPKLLEYAGKGPLVQWLRAVALREALNLLAQQRAGAPLESGTVLPELAAPGPDPELTLLKHRYAPEFKAALEAALRGLPARERNFLRLFFLESLTVEQIARMDGTHKSTVSRRMASARERVLTGMRRQLQERLALSVSELDSLVGQLRSQLDVSLAHALE comes from the coding sequence ATGTCCCCCCCCTCTCCCCTTCCGGGCCTCGAAGCGCTGGCTGTGCGCGCGCAAGAGGCCCTCTCCGGCATCCAGGCCGACCGGGAAGCCTTCCTGCGCTTCCTCGCCGCGCGTCCCGAGGGCCACGGCCAAGCCGTGGACCTCTATCTCGCCTTCGCCTGCGCGCAGGCAGATCCCTGGGCACTCGGTGAGCTGGAGCGGCGCCTGGAATCCGTGGTGGGCGCCGCCATCACCCACCTGCGCCCGGACCGCGTCTTCGTCGAGGAGGTCCACCAGCGGCTGCGGCAGAAGCTGCTGCTGTCCCGGGAAGGCCGCCCCCCGAAGTTGCTGGAGTACGCGGGCAAGGGCCCCCTGGTGCAGTGGCTGCGCGCCGTGGCCCTGCGCGAGGCCCTCAACCTCCTCGCCCAGCAGCGCGCGGGGGCTCCCCTCGAGTCCGGCACGGTGCTGCCAGAGCTGGCCGCACCGGGGCCGGATCCCGAGCTGACCCTGCTCAAGCACCGCTATGCCCCCGAGTTCAAGGCCGCGCTGGAAGCGGCCTTGCGGGGACTGCCCGCACGCGAGCGCAACTTCCTGCGCCTCTTCTTCCTGGAGTCGCTGACCGTGGAGCAGATCGCCCGCATGGATGGCACGCACAAGTCCACCGTCTCGCGCCGGATGGCGAGCGCACGCGAGCGCGTGCTCACCGGAATGCGGCGCCAGCTCCAGGAGCGCCTGGCGCTGAGCGTCTCGGAGCTCGACAGCCTCGTGGGGCAACTGCGCAGCCAGCTCGACGTGAGCCTCGCGCACGCGCTGGAGTGA
- a CDS encoding 7-cyano-7-deazaguanine synthase — translation MKTALLLSGGMDSIAIAWWRRPELALTVDYGQRSALAELRAAASAAEAMGIEHLTVEADLSALGSGDMAGAEPLSLAPVTEWWPFRNQMLVTLAAMKAVAHGVQRLLIGTLKTDGLHADGRPDFVMALDALLRLQEGGLRLEAPAIALTSAELIRTSNIPMEVLAWAHSCHVGIHACGQCRGCQKHYQTLAELGVDPY, via the coding sequence ATGAAGACGGCGCTGCTGCTCTCCGGTGGAATGGACTCGATCGCCATCGCCTGGTGGCGACGACCGGAGTTGGCCCTCACGGTGGACTACGGCCAGCGGTCCGCCCTGGCGGAGCTCCGCGCCGCAGCGTCGGCCGCCGAAGCCATGGGAATCGAGCACCTGACCGTGGAGGCCGACCTCAGCGCCCTGGGCAGCGGAGACATGGCCGGAGCCGAACCCCTGTCCCTGGCCCCTGTGACGGAGTGGTGGCCTTTCCGGAATCAGATGCTCGTCACGCTCGCGGCCATGAAGGCCGTGGCCCATGGCGTCCAGCGTCTGCTCATCGGAACCCTGAAGACCGATGGACTTCATGCGGATGGCCGGCCGGACTTCGTCATGGCCTTGGACGCGTTGCTGCGCCTGCAAGAGGGCGGACTCCGGCTGGAAGCACCGGCAATCGCGCTGACCTCCGCCGAGCTGATCCGCACCTCGAACATCCCCATGGAGGTCCTCGCCTGGGCACACTCCTGCCACGTGGGGATCCATGCCTGTGGCCAGTGCCGGGGGTGTCAGAAGCACTATCAGACCCTGGCGGAGCTCGGTGTTGACCCCTACTGA
- the rpe gene encoding ribulose-phosphate 3-epimerase, translating to MSRRVLISPSLLSCDFSRLAEEVRAVEAAGADWIHVDVMDGRFVPNITLGPVIVQAIKRVATKPLDVHLMIVEPERYIEAFAKAGANLLTVHVEASPHLHRTLQQIRQAGAKPSVVLNPATPLSAIEEVLGEVEMVLVMSVNPGFGGQSFIEASVDKVRRLRAMLDARGLNTDIEVDGGINEETARRVVDAGASVLVAGSHVFGAKDYAKAIASLRP from the coding sequence ATGAGCCGCCGAGTTCTTATCTCTCCGTCCCTGTTGTCCTGTGACTTCAGCCGTTTGGCCGAGGAAGTGCGCGCGGTGGAGGCTGCGGGCGCGGATTGGATTCACGTGGATGTCATGGATGGCCGTTTCGTGCCGAACATCACGCTGGGGCCGGTCATCGTGCAGGCCATCAAGCGGGTGGCGACAAAGCCGCTGGACGTGCACCTGATGATTGTCGAACCCGAGCGGTACATCGAGGCCTTCGCGAAGGCGGGGGCGAACCTGCTGACGGTGCACGTGGAGGCGAGTCCGCACCTGCACCGGACGCTGCAGCAGATCCGTCAGGCGGGGGCGAAGCCCTCGGTGGTGCTCAATCCCGCCACGCCCCTGTCGGCGATTGAAGAGGTGCTGGGAGAGGTGGAGATGGTGCTGGTGATGAGCGTGAACCCAGGGTTCGGGGGGCAGAGCTTCATCGAGGCGTCCGTGGACAAGGTGCGCCGGCTTCGGGCGATGCTGGACGCGCGAGGGCTGAACACGGACATCGAGGTAGATGGGGGCATCAACGAGGAGACGGCGCGGCGGGTGGTGGACGCCGGGGCCTCGGTGCTGGTGGCGGGCTCGCACGTGTTCGGTGCGAAGGACTACGCGAAGGCGATTGCCTCGCTGCGGCCGTGA
- a CDS encoding serine/threonine-protein kinase, which produces MAPRLEDALECPEENLLLDFMAGALSGPAADRLHTHLDRCAPCQRLVGELARAESLEFSGRGEQGAPPLMPGARLDRYFILGQMGVGGMGTVYAAFDPALNRKVALKLLHPASSPGDSPEARHRWLLAEAQALARLSHPHVVTVYEARVFGEQLFLVLELAEGGTLEMWLRARRRSWREILTVFLSAGEGLSAAHAAGLVHRDFKPTNVLVRRDGRVQVTDFGLARQAEGPCAGDCGPPAPRVSPQRGACAGTPAYMAPEQREAGPVDARADQYSFCVALYEALHGQRPPEAKRGERPLLPRNRRVPGHLRRALLRGLSPAADQRFASMRELLTALTREPLAAWRVPLLSTAALGLLVVGGLLGGAWEEPSPCRGGARRWEGVWDVERQRAMREALGVGGSSGSIAWEALQGALDGYARAWEAQYTEACEATRVHGEQSEALLDARMRCLERRARDFQSLAELIARKGTRPDAAVEAAWRLPTLESCAAPHAQAALQGLPAEGPARERAESISRRLSEVRALKAMGQHVLAMEQAKRALEELEGLDHAPTRAEVFLEMGQLHMRLGQAGQAEQTLLEAAWTAEAARYDRLVAEARIDLMFVYGDMLLRPALGAAFAREAQAAVARLGGDTELEAAFERRLGGILMEQDQCAEALPHIERARVLTEKVSPPGSPPRLGMVLALGRGYQCRGELDAARTLFQQATQLRERLLGPANPLVVQLMLFEGRVALEQRDLSGALLLFQRATNLLGQESEPNLEMRGVAHGMQASVLRELGRLEEARDHAQKALTFYERQGNTHPTRAAVSWLLLGEVEAKLGRVPLGLTLLERALRAAEPHDALLAANTRLALARWLFRSGQDLPRARRLALEAHRVYGSHPSTPPADLQEAAQLLGELGLAQAKL; this is translated from the coding sequence GTGGCTCCCCGCCTGGAGGATGCGTTGGAGTGTCCCGAGGAGAACCTCCTCCTGGACTTCATGGCGGGAGCCCTGTCCGGCCCGGCCGCGGACCGGCTCCACACCCACCTGGACCGCTGCGCGCCGTGCCAGCGGCTGGTCGGAGAACTCGCGCGGGCCGAGAGCCTGGAGTTCTCCGGCAGAGGCGAGCAGGGCGCCCCCCCGCTGATGCCCGGGGCCCGGTTGGATCGCTACTTCATCCTGGGGCAAATGGGCGTGGGCGGCATGGGCACGGTCTACGCCGCGTTCGATCCGGCCCTGAATCGCAAGGTGGCCCTGAAGCTGCTGCACCCCGCGTCCTCCCCCGGGGACTCTCCCGAAGCACGGCACCGGTGGCTGCTGGCCGAGGCCCAGGCCCTGGCACGGCTGTCCCATCCCCATGTCGTCACCGTCTATGAGGCGCGGGTGTTCGGCGAGCAACTCTTCCTCGTGCTGGAGCTGGCCGAGGGGGGCACGCTGGAGATGTGGCTGCGCGCGCGGCGGCGTTCCTGGCGCGAGATCCTCACGGTGTTCCTCTCCGCGGGAGAGGGACTGAGCGCGGCGCACGCGGCCGGGCTCGTGCACCGGGACTTCAAACCCACCAACGTCCTGGTGCGCCGGGATGGACGCGTGCAGGTGACGGACTTCGGGCTGGCACGCCAAGCGGAGGGCCCCTGCGCAGGGGACTGCGGGCCGCCGGCCCCGCGCGTCTCCCCACAGCGAGGGGCCTGCGCGGGCACGCCCGCCTACATGGCCCCGGAGCAGCGGGAGGCAGGCCCGGTGGACGCGCGGGCGGACCAGTACAGCTTCTGTGTGGCGCTGTACGAGGCGCTCCACGGACAGCGTCCCCCTGAGGCAAAGCGAGGGGAGCGTCCCCTGCTCCCAAGAAACCGCCGGGTGCCCGGGCACCTGCGCCGGGCGCTCCTGCGGGGCCTGTCCCCCGCCGCAGACCAGCGTTTTGCCTCCATGCGAGAGTTGCTGACCGCCCTGACGCGCGAGCCGCTCGCGGCCTGGCGCGTGCCCTTGCTGTCCACGGCCGCGCTGGGCCTGCTGGTGGTGGGAGGGCTCCTGGGTGGAGCGTGGGAGGAGCCCTCGCCGTGCCGTGGAGGGGCCCGCCGGTGGGAGGGAGTCTGGGATGTGGAGCGGCAACGCGCCATGCGCGAGGCCCTGGGGGTGGGCGGCTCCTCCGGAAGCATCGCCTGGGAAGCCCTCCAGGGCGCACTGGACGGATATGCCCGCGCGTGGGAGGCCCAGTACACCGAGGCGTGCGAGGCCACCCGTGTGCACGGCGAACAGTCCGAGGCCCTGCTCGACGCGCGCATGCGCTGCCTGGAACGGCGTGCGCGCGACTTCCAGTCCCTGGCGGAGCTGATTGCGCGAAAGGGGACCCGGCCGGACGCCGCCGTGGAGGCCGCTTGGCGGCTGCCGACGCTGGAGTCCTGCGCCGCGCCACACGCACAGGCCGCGCTCCAGGGCCTGCCCGCGGAGGGCCCGGCGCGCGAGCGGGCCGAGTCCATCTCCCGGCGGCTGAGCGAGGTGAGGGCCCTCAAGGCCATGGGACAGCACGTGCTCGCGATGGAGCAGGCGAAGCGCGCACTCGAGGAGCTGGAAGGGTTGGACCATGCCCCCACACGCGCGGAAGTTTTCCTGGAGATGGGCCAGTTGCACATGAGGCTCGGACAGGCCGGGCAGGCCGAACAAACCCTGCTGGAGGCAGCTTGGACAGCCGAGGCCGCGCGCTACGATCGGCTGGTGGCCGAGGCCCGGATCGATTTGATGTTCGTCTATGGAGACATGTTGTTGCGGCCGGCGCTGGGCGCCGCCTTCGCCCGAGAGGCCCAGGCCGCCGTGGCGCGGCTGGGAGGGGATACGGAACTGGAGGCTGCGTTCGAGCGGAGGCTGGGCGGCATCTTGATGGAGCAGGATCAGTGCGCCGAGGCCCTGCCCCACATCGAGCGTGCCCGGGTGCTCACGGAGAAGGTGTCTCCGCCGGGCTCACCGCCACGGCTCGGCATGGTGCTGGCCCTGGGCAGGGGCTACCAGTGCAGGGGAGAGCTGGATGCGGCCCGGACGCTGTTCCAGCAGGCCACCCAATTGCGTGAAAGGCTCCTCGGACCGGCGAATCCCTTGGTGGTTCAGCTGATGCTCTTCGAGGGCCGGGTCGCGCTCGAGCAGCGCGATCTGTCCGGAGCACTGCTCCTGTTTCAGCGGGCCACGAACCTCCTGGGGCAAGAATCGGAACCCAACCTCGAAATGAGGGGCGTTGCCCACGGCATGCAGGCCAGCGTCCTGCGGGAACTCGGCCGTCTGGAGGAAGCCCGGGATCATGCCCAAAAGGCACTCACCTTCTATGAGAGGCAGGGCAACACACACCCCACGCGCGCGGCGGTCTCCTGGCTTCTGCTGGGCGAGGTGGAGGCGAAGCTCGGCCGGGTCCCGCTGGGACTGACACTGCTTGAGCGGGCGCTGCGGGCCGCCGAGCCCCATGACGCGCTACTGGCCGCGAACACCCGGCTGGCGCTCGCCCGGTGGTTGTTCCGATCCGGCCAGGATCTTCCGCGAGCGCGGCGGCTGGCCCTGGAAGCGCACCGCGTCTACGGAAGCCATCCCTCTACGCCTCCCGCAGATCTTCAAGAAGCAGCGCAACTCCTCGGGGAGCTGGGCCTCGCCCAGGCGAAGCTGTGA
- a CDS encoding tyrosine-type recombinase/integrase — MRFHGLRHTTATLLLKVGIPVPPVLRILRHSDPAITPEVYGHLDMEGLRKGLGQLDFAAAEPTPAEQSPAASKGEPPPLATRTTIRIHREAGRRFRGTPRPWCTLPRRRAPSPRGAHLGGAMQVMYSVMSGAVQKLPLPQPDSYVLPGIPWGAFDELLTPAFWRGQAWQHEKLGSYRDLRLGRTLTEEMAACMLGGFGMKAELGLAAFARLRDQGLLVGTPTAEALEGALSRSFVIHGRTCCYRFPRQKARYLSACLAQLAGLELHASDTVLRDRLADLPGIGLKTASWIVRNYRGSSEVAIIDVHILRAGRHMGLFAQDQEPQRHYRELEAAFLAFAAALKVPAAMLDGLMWDYMRRLPASVLVSTSTRKFKGNVPSRQRPSREHPQAVPGPARPHVRGYRADRRPTGKLSR, encoded by the coding sequence ATGCGCTTCCATGGTTTGCGGCACACCACCGCCACACTGCTGCTCAAGGTGGGCATCCCGGTGCCCCCCGTGCTGCGCATCCTCCGCCACTCGGACCCGGCCATCACCCCGGAGGTTTACGGCCACCTTGACATGGAGGGCCTGCGCAAAGGCCTCGGCCAGCTCGACTTCGCGGCGGCCGAGCCGACCCCGGCCGAGCAGTCCCCAGCAGCCTCCAAAGGCGAGCCCCCGCCCCTTGCTACTCGGACGACGATCAGAATCCACCGCGAGGCGGGAAGAAGGTTTCGCGGAACGCCAAGACCGTGGTGCACTCTGCCGCGCCGTCGCGCTCCTTCGCCACGAGGAGCCCACCTCGGAGGTGCCATGCAGGTCATGTACTCAGTCATGAGTGGCGCGGTCCAGAAGCTGCCCCTCCCCCAGCCTGACTCGTATGTGCTACCAGGAATTCCGTGGGGCGCATTCGACGAGCTCCTGACGCCCGCATTCTGGCGCGGGCAGGCCTGGCAGCACGAGAAGCTCGGCAGCTATCGCGACTTGCGCCTGGGCCGGACGCTGACAGAAGAAATGGCGGCCTGCATGCTGGGTGGCTTTGGCATGAAGGCTGAACTCGGTCTCGCCGCGTTCGCGCGGCTGCGGGACCAGGGGCTCCTGGTGGGGACGCCCACGGCCGAGGCTCTTGAGGGCGCGCTGAGCAGGTCCTTCGTCATCCATGGCCGGACCTGCTGCTATCGGTTCCCCCGGCAGAAGGCGCGCTATCTGTCGGCATGTCTCGCCCAGCTCGCGGGGCTGGAGCTCCATGCCAGCGACACGGTGCTGAGGGACCGCCTAGCGGATCTCCCCGGCATTGGGCTGAAGACCGCATCGTGGATCGTCCGCAACTACAGGGGCTCCAGCGAGGTCGCCATCATCGACGTGCACATCCTCCGAGCGGGACGGCACATGGGCCTCTTCGCCCAGGACCAGGAGCCGCAGCGCCACTATCGTGAGCTCGAGGCGGCGTTCCTGGCGTTTGCTGCCGCGCTCAAGGTGCCAGCCGCGATGCTTGACGGGCTGATGTGGGACTACATGCGTCGTCTTCCGGCAAGCGTCCTGGTGTCCACCTCGACTCGAAAGTTCAAGGGGAACGTCCCATCAAGGCAGCGCCCGTCGCGAGAGCATCCGCAGGCAGTCCCAGGGCCTGCACGACCTCATGTCCGAGGATACCGAGCGGACAGAAGGCCAACCGGAAAGCTGTCGCGGTGA
- a CDS encoding PfkB family carbohydrate kinase has product MTAITIAGGVYHERCIWPDWDQLYGSAGRAAAALSGHVDTITLRSYFRPDVATRFAQYANLYGFTFDPVHTEQVVSFEYIHSLSVPLIRPAPVMLTPNLPIPVSASVVLRFGMLEGCARVDAERCVYDPQSAFRPEPFDANGSTAKHLAIVANQGETLALGGGNDPIAAAQSLLKRGAEVVVVKSGAKGAYIVEASGASHVSAYRTDRVWTVGSGDVFAAIFAAYWGVHGATTVHAAELASRAVAAYVESMALPVPLPPVLLQSSRPKTVAAGGKVYLAAPFFTLGQRWLVDEARRGLGELGLEVFSPVHDVGAGPADQVAPADLAALDVCDAVFAILDGTDSGTLFEVGYARARGKPVYALAQTVSDEDLKMVQGSNCRIFDDFVTALHHTAWRT; this is encoded by the coding sequence ATGACAGCCATCACCATTGCAGGAGGTGTCTACCACGAGCGGTGCATCTGGCCTGACTGGGACCAACTCTACGGGTCGGCGGGGCGTGCCGCCGCGGCGCTCTCCGGTCACGTCGACACCATCACCCTGCGCAGCTATTTCCGGCCGGACGTCGCCACCCGCTTCGCGCAATACGCCAACCTGTATGGCTTCACCTTCGACCCCGTACACACCGAGCAGGTGGTCTCGTTCGAGTACATCCACAGCCTGTCGGTGCCTCTCATCCGGCCAGCTCCGGTGATGCTTACGCCCAATCTTCCCATTCCGGTGTCCGCGTCAGTCGTATTGCGCTTCGGGATGTTGGAGGGCTGCGCCCGGGTCGATGCCGAGCGCTGTGTCTATGATCCACAATCCGCTTTTCGTCCGGAGCCTTTCGATGCCAATGGCAGTACCGCGAAGCATCTAGCGATTGTCGCGAACCAGGGAGAGACGCTCGCGTTGGGAGGAGGCAATGACCCCATTGCGGCAGCGCAGTCCTTGTTGAAACGCGGTGCCGAGGTCGTGGTTGTCAAGTCCGGAGCGAAAGGCGCCTATATCGTGGAAGCGAGCGGCGCTTCCCACGTCTCAGCCTACCGGACGGATCGGGTCTGGACGGTTGGCTCTGGGGATGTCTTCGCGGCCATCTTCGCCGCCTACTGGGGCGTTCACGGCGCCACCACGGTCCATGCCGCCGAGCTCGCCTCCCGCGCCGTCGCCGCATACGTTGAGTCGATGGCGCTCCCCGTTCCGCTGCCGCCCGTCCTGCTCCAGAGTTCCCGTCCCAAGACTGTGGCTGCTGGCGGGAAGGTCTACCTCGCGGCTCCCTTCTTCACCCTCGGCCAGCGCTGGTTGGTCGACGAGGCACGGCGCGGCTTGGGTGAGCTGGGTCTCGAGGTCTTCTCCCCTGTTCACGACGTGGGAGCCGGCCCGGCGGACCAGGTGGCGCCCGCCGACCTTGCCGCGCTCGACGTCTGCGACGCGGTGTTCGCCATCCTCGATGGCACGGACAGCGGCACCCTGTTCGAAGTCGGCTACGCGCGTGCCCGTGGCAAGCCCGTCTATGCACTCGCTCAGACTGTCTCGGATGAGGACTTGAAGATGGTGCAGGGCTCCAACTGCCGCATCTTCGATGACTTCGTGACGGCGCTGCACCACACGGCGTGGCGGACATGA